Proteins encoded in a region of the Vicia villosa cultivar HV-30 ecotype Madison, WI linkage group LG5, Vvil1.0, whole genome shotgun sequence genome:
- the LOC131602271 gene encoding phospholipase A1-Igamma3, chloroplastic-like, translating to MASVVPILHNLLNQNSNLPSLSHSQQPLFSRSTNLKSKFLILSRKPNNPPILLLKCSSSSSMLNKLEEEDEDEDEEELSPPPPRLSDVWEEIQGKNNWEGLIDPMDPILRKEITRYGEFAQACYDSFDFDPHSKYCGTCKYHPSHFFDKLDMAESSGYTITRYLYATSNINLPNFFQKSKISSVWSTHANWMGYIAVATDEEEIKRLGRRDIVIAWRGTVTYIEWIYDLKDILHEANFRNDPSIKVELGFYDLYTKKEDSCSYCTFSAREQVLSEVKRLVQYYEDEKLSITITGHSLGAALAILSAYDIAELKLNVIEDNIIPVTVYSFAGPRVGNLHFKERCDELGVKVLRILNVHDKVPTVPGIITNEKFQFQKYIEDALSFPWSYAHVGTEIALDHRESPFLKQNGDLGCAHNLEVLLHLIDGYHGKKKKFELVSKRDIALVNKSCDFLRSEYGVPPHWRQDENKGMVRSDGRWVLPERPQLEAHPPDTAHLLKLVLNYHIHVNGKFQSS from the exons ATGGCTTCAGTTGTACCCATTCTCCATAATCTCCTCAACCAAAATTCAAACCTCCCATCTCTCTCCCATTCTCAACAACCTCTTTTCTCAAGATCCACCAACCTCAAATCCAAATTCCTCATTCTTTCAAGAAAACCTAATAATCCACCAATATTGCTTCTCAAATGTTCGTCTTCCTCTTCCATGCTAAACAAActagaagaagaagacgaagatgaagatgaagaagagttATCTCCACCACCTCCTCGGTTGAGCGATGTATGGGAAGAAATCCAAGGCAAGAACAACTGGGAAGGTTTGATAGATCCAATGGATCCTATTCTCCGGAAAGAAATCACTCGCTACGGCGAGTTTGCTCAAGCATGCTACGATTCATTCGACTTTGATCCACACTCAAAATACTGTGGAACCTGCAAGTATCATCCTTCGCATTTCTTCGATAAACTCGACATGGCTGAGAGTAGTGGATATACCATAACACGGTATCTTTATGCAACTTCAAACATTAACCTTCCTAACTTTTTCCAGAAATCTAAGATCTCTTCTGTATGGAGTACACATGCTAACTGGATGGGATACATCGCCGTTGCCACCGATGAAGAAGAAATTAAACGGTTAGGACGCCGGGACATAG TTATTGCATGGAGGGGCACAGTGACATACATAGAATGGATATACGACCTAAAAGACATTCTCCACGAAGCAAATTTCAGAAACGACCCATCCATCAAAGTAGAATTAGGCTTCTATGACTTATACACTAAAAAAGAAGACTCATGCAGCTACTGTACATTCTCAGCTCGAGAACAAGTCCTCTCAGAAGTAAAACGCCTCGTACAATACTACGAAGACGAAAAACTCAGCATCACAATCACAGGCCACAGTCTCGGCGCCGCATTAGCCATACTCAGCGCTTACGACATTGCTGAACTAAAACTAAATGTCATCGAAGACAACATCATCCCTGTAACCGTTTACTCATTCGCAGGCCCTAGGGTTGGGAATTTGCATTTCAAAGAAAGGTGCGATGAACTCGGTGTTAAAGTTTTGAGAATATTAAACGTGCATGACAAGGTTCCAACCGTGCCAGGGATAATAACCAACGAGAAGTTTCAGTTTCAGAAATATATAGAAGATGCTTTGTCTTTTCCTTGGAGTTATGCGCATGTTGGGACTGAGATTGCTTTGGATCATAGAGAGAGTCCTTTTTTGAAGCAGAATGGTGATCTGGGTTGTGCACATAATTTAGAGGTACTTTTGCATTTAATAGATGGGTATCATGGGAAAAAGAAAAAATTTGAGTTGGTTTCGAAGAGAGATATTGCGTTGGTGAATAAGAGTTGTGATTTTCTGCGGAGTGAGTATGGTGTACCGCCGCATTGGAGACAAGATGAGAATAAAGGGATGGTGAGAAGCGATGGGCGGTGGGTTTTGCCGGAACGGCCTCAGTTGGAAGCTCATCCGCCGGATACTGCACATCTTCTTAAGTTAGTGCTTAATTATCACATTCACGTTAATGGTAAGTTTCAATCATCATGA